The Methanobacteriaceae archaeon genome includes the window TCGGATTAAAATTAAGATTGAATTAGCTATTGATTAAATAAGTAGATGGAAATTGGAATATCTGAATGATTATAGAGAATTGAATTAAAAAAATTAGATTTATATAACTCTTATTAAATGCTTAAATTGAATTAGATTCTATGTAGAGGCCTGATATGTTAAATTACAAAGGAATTTACTATCAAACTCATCCAAAGGTGTATGAACCGGCGGAAGATACCTTTTTATTAGCAGAAAATCTTCAAGTAGAACGAAAGGACCGTGTGCTGGAAATAGGAACTGGAACTGGAATTATCTCAATATTAACATCTAAACTATGCCGCACAGTTACTGCTACTGATATTAATCCCCATGCCATAGATTGTGCTTTAAAAAATATAATAGCCAACAAATCTTACAATGTGGAGTTAAAAAAAGGAAATTTATTCGAACCTGTTGAAGGTGAGAAATTCGACTTAATTTTATTTAATACACCCTACCTACCTACATCTGAAGATGAAAAAGTCAATGATGAACTGGAAGCTGCATGGGATGGTGGTAAAGATGGTAGAAAAGTTATTGATCAGTTTCTGGATGATTTAAGGGATCATCTTAACCCCGGAGGTAGAGTTCAACTGGTCCAGTCATCTCTGTCCGATATTGATAAAACACTGCAAAAATTAGAGGATTTGGGTTTCGAATCATCGGTT containing:
- a CDS encoding methyltransferase; this translates as MLNYKGIYYQTHPKVYEPAEDTFLLAENLQVERKDRVLEIGTGTGIISILTSKLCRTVTATDINPHAIDCALKNIIANKSYNVELKKGNLFEPVEGEKFDLILFNTPYLPTSEDEKVNDELEAAWDGGKDGRKVIDQFLDDLRDHLNPGGRVQLVQSSLSDIDKTLQKLEDLGFESSVTAKKKCFFEEVVVITGKMK